One window of Misgurnus anguillicaudatus chromosome 13, ASM2758022v2, whole genome shotgun sequence genomic DNA carries:
- the ndnl2 gene encoding necdin-like 2, whose protein sequence is MSQRKKSQSKRLMHEDDDDDEDVTVSQTTSSQAQRARENFTSDQIDRKVAEVVQFILVKDQKKIPIRRADIVKHVMKEYKPIYSEVINRVCRTFDQVFGLKLMEIDPKNHIYILINKLESVPGMCPGKPKTGLLFVILSVIFMKGGVVKENLVWNTLKKLGVDAGEKHEEFGDVKKVVTEEFVRQKYLEYVKIPHTEPVEFEFRWGLRAENETSKLKLLEFVAELHDQDPQSWSQQFREANAAAESNQRS, encoded by the exons ATGTCTCAGAGGAAGAAGTCTCAAAGCAAGAGG TTGATGCacgaggatgatgatgatgacgaaGATGTGACCGTAAGTCAAACAACATCATCACAGGCGCAGAGAGCTCGTGAAAACTTCACTTCAGATCAAATCGACCGTAAG GTTGCAGAAGTAGTTCAGTTCATCTTGGTTAAGGACCAGAAAAAAATACCAATTCGCAGAGCAG ATATTGTCAAACATGTGATGAAGGAATATAAACCCATCTATTCAGAGGTTATCAACCGAGTGTGTCGTACATTTGATCAG GTGTTTGGATTAAAGCTGATGGAAATTGATCCCAAGAATCACATTTACATCCTGATAAATAAGCTGGAGTCTGTTCCTGGCAT GTGTCCCGGAAAGCCAAAGACCGGCCTTCTGTTTGTCATCCTCAGCGTCATCTTTATGAAGGGAGGTGTTGTCAAAGAGA ATCTGGTGTGGAACACACTGAAGAAACTGGGAGTGGATGCAGG GGAGAAGCACGAAGAGTTTGGTGATGTAAAGAAGGTGGTCACAGAAGAGTTTGTGAGGCAGAA ATATCTGGAGTACGTGAAGATTCCTCACACTGAGCCGGTGGAGTTTGAGTTTCGTTGGGGTTTGCGTGCCGAGAACGAGACGTCTAAACTCAAGCTGCTGGAGTTTGTCGCTGAG CTTCATGATCAGGATCCTCAGAGCTGGAGTCAGCAGTTCAGAGAAGCCAACGCTGCTGCTGAGAGTAACCAAAGATCATAA